One Oryza glaberrima chromosome 10, OglaRS2, whole genome shotgun sequence DNA segment encodes these proteins:
- the LOC127786203 gene encoding uncharacterized protein LOC127786203, with translation MARRRILPLLLVLLLTVAVATSSASAYGADDGVTVMRRVLDTAAPAPAPGPAPGGAMANTTTSGYISYDALFADRVPCSLRGASYYNCHPGAEANPYTRGCSAITQCRG, from the coding sequence ATGGCGCGACGTCGCATCCtacccctcctcctcgtcctcctcctcaccgtcgccgtGGCAACGTCGTCGGCGTCCGCCTACGGCGCCGATGATGGCGTGACCGTTATGAGGCGCGTTCTGGACACCGCAGCGCCTGCACCGGCCCCGGGCCCCGCccccggcggcgccatggcgaaCACGACGACGAGCGGGTACATCAGCTACGACGCCCTGTTCGCGGACCGCGTGCCGTGCTCGCTGCGCGGCGCGTCGTACTACAACTGCCATCCCGGCGCGGAGGCCAACCCCTACacgcgcggctgctccgccaTCACGCAGTGCCgcggctag